Proteins co-encoded in one Candidatus Effluviviaceae Genus V sp. genomic window:
- a CDS encoding L-seryl-tRNA(Sec) selenium transferase, whose translation MEPVERLRAVPSVEGVLRKADDEGLLDDLPRPLAARAVRRALDRERRRILSGMFVDVDDETLREDILERALETVRRAGSEGLVRVLNATGIVVHTNLGRAPLSSAAIDSIREIASGYSTLEFDLASGTRGSRHDLVRDALVELTGAGDALVTNNNAAAVLLAINTLAAGREVVVSRGELIEIGGSFRLPDVFARSGARMVEVGTTNRTRLEDYEEAVRQQTGCLMKAHWSNYTIAGFVETVSIAALAGLGDRIGVPVLHDLGSGLLTDGTALGLPGEPTVRESVEAGAGIVTMSGDKLLGGPQAGIIVGRRDLVARMRSNPLMRALRPGKLTLAALAATLDAYLGGDALESVPVPAMLTASVGTLEVRARALADGLNRVLRDDPARVVALEARAGGGSAPERTIPSSGVAVRVPDATACSDRLRGGEPVVVALVREGELVFDLRTVAAEDVSLLEQAIIKAVDSR comes from the coding sequence ATGGAACCAGTTGAGCGCCTCAGAGCTGTTCCATCGGTCGAGGGCGTTCTGAGAAAGGCCGATGACGAGGGACTGCTGGACGACCTCCCGAGACCGCTGGCGGCCCGCGCCGTGCGCCGGGCGCTCGACCGGGAGCGCCGGCGCATTCTGTCCGGCATGTTCGTCGACGTCGACGACGAGACGCTCCGTGAGGACATCCTCGAACGGGCGCTCGAGACGGTGCGCCGCGCGGGCTCCGAGGGGCTCGTCCGGGTGCTCAACGCGACGGGGATCGTCGTTCACACGAACCTCGGCAGAGCGCCCCTCTCGTCAGCAGCCATCGACTCCATTCGGGAGATAGCCTCGGGCTACTCGACGCTCGAGTTCGACCTCGCGTCCGGTACGCGTGGCAGCCGCCACGATCTCGTCCGGGATGCTCTGGTCGAGCTGACCGGTGCCGGAGACGCGCTCGTCACCAACAACAACGCGGCGGCCGTGCTGCTGGCCATCAACACCCTCGCGGCGGGCCGCGAGGTCGTCGTCTCGCGCGGCGAGCTCATAGAGATCGGGGGTTCGTTCCGGCTGCCGGATGTGTTCGCGCGAAGCGGGGCCAGGATGGTCGAGGTCGGAACGACGAACCGCACCAGGCTCGAGGACTACGAGGAGGCGGTCCGCCAGCAGACGGGCTGCCTGATGAAGGCGCACTGGAGCAACTACACGATCGCCGGGTTCGTCGAGACCGTGTCGATCGCGGCACTCGCCGGGCTCGGCGACCGCATCGGCGTCCCCGTCCTTCACGACCTGGGGAGCGGACTCCTGACGGACGGGACGGCGCTTGGTCTTCCGGGAGAGCCGACCGTGCGCGAGAGCGTCGAGGCCGGCGCCGGTATCGTCACGATGAGCGGGGACAAGCTCCTCGGAGGTCCGCAGGCCGGCATCATCGTCGGTCGGAGGGACCTCGTGGCGCGGATGCGCAGCAATCCCCTCATGCGGGCCCTGCGCCCGGGCAAGCTCACGCTGGCGGCGCTCGCCGCGACACTCGATGCCTATCTCGGAGGGGACGCCCTCGAGAGCGTGCCCGTGCCGGCGATGCTGACGGCGTCAGTCGGGACGCTCGAGGTCCGCGCTCGAGCACTCGCCGATGGGCTCAACCGGGTGCTCCGCGACGACCCGGCCCGCGTCGTCGCGCTGGAGGCGCGCGCCGGCGGCGGGTCGGCCCCGGAACGCACCATCCCGAGTTCCGGCGTCGCTGTCCGCGTGCCGGACGCGACGGCCTGTTCGGACCGGCTGCGAGGAGGGGAGCCGGTCGTCGTCGCGCTGGTCAGGGAGGGCGAGCTCGTGTTCGATCTGAGGACCGTTGCGGCGGAGGATGTCTCGTTACTGGAGCAGGCGATCATCAAGGCGGTGGATTCCCGATGA
- the smc gene encoding chromosome segregation protein SMC, giving the protein MDRVPQRDPRGGLMHLKRLDVFGFKSFAHKLSLEFGPGITCVVGPNGCGKTNVADAIRWVLGEQSASELRGSSMSDVIFNGTKKRRRLGMAEVTLAIDNSSGYLPTDYSEVLIGRRVFRSGESEYSINKTPCRLRDVKDLFLDTGIGTRTYSLIERKMVDSVLSDSTGHRRFMFEEASGIMKYKVRKRSALSKLKATEADMQRVSDIISEVEKQVRSLKRQLAQARRHRRYTDELRDLEIALARRDFSIWERQRKEAAEAAAAVRASLDQSGGSLRSSEDSAASLRVTLADKEEALSSLQIEVDELESKTRALADGLLVARERRSSSARRVEELNREIDELSADLETASARAQRLGSEARGVTERSEVRDAALAERSRRASETEREYRQLREQLAGRKQTRIEGLESSAGLKGELESYRARLDDLLTEHVEIERNLSDTRRELADRERTALETLEREKVLRESAARAHAEVRDAGERLEGTREALSSAREARTRYESELEAARHKRDLLTEIRDGYGGFEEGVRALLSDRSHGVDGLRGTVADILDVDPSKASAVEAALGGTAQCIVTDDTASARRAMRHLEASGLGRASFLPLDRLASLQSEPVPHDVLSAEGVIGAATDFVHVDPSLEGLPAFALEGVVIVRDLDSAIRLTSNGAGGLAFATLSGQLVTQGGILTGGRARGGEEAGLLRRAERLESAEAQVITLERALENARAREGQAARSLTEATDAARAAEEAAETADQELWETRRRLTELELARTNLAEQASQLASRRDALGARVESTRGEIDALARQLDSLSRGEDELGEQLEELERRFHSAEQERAKAAEEEKQAEIEAASARAALTAIKNEQAALEETIRNSRAAIERKTDERAGHERTVAELDGKIEEDARALDQLNAEKSAVERDRNVMRDEARAVRNRIDEIETAVREARTSRERRQQELHEHEIRETELRGRADSLRERILEEYSTDVRELGDFETPEDEPPFDAAAAREEVERLRARLRSMGPVNLLALDEYDEESKRLEFLRGQYEDLERSQASLQEAIARINRTARDMFVETFGEIRTNFITTFQRLFEGGEADLKLLEPDDPLESPIEIVASPRGKRLGRLSLLSGGERALTAIALLFAIYLVKPSPFCILDEVDAPLDDANVERFVRMLRDFSERTQFIIITHNKRTMQSADRLYGITMEESGVSKVVSVRLDADTSAQDTTREEVTLEAL; this is encoded by the coding sequence ATGGATCGAGTACCTCAGAGAGACCCCCGGGGAGGGCTGATGCACCTCAAGCGCCTCGACGTCTTCGGCTTCAAGTCGTTCGCACACAAGCTGTCGCTGGAGTTCGGCCCGGGCATCACCTGCGTCGTCGGCCCGAACGGCTGCGGCAAGACCAACGTCGCGGACGCCATCCGCTGGGTCCTGGGTGAGCAGAGCGCCTCGGAGCTCCGCGGCTCGAGCATGTCGGACGTCATCTTCAACGGCACGAAGAAGCGACGCCGCCTCGGAATGGCCGAGGTCACGCTCGCGATCGACAACTCCTCCGGGTACCTTCCGACGGACTATTCCGAGGTGCTCATCGGTCGACGCGTCTTCCGCTCCGGCGAGAGCGAGTACTCGATCAACAAGACGCCCTGCCGGCTGCGGGACGTCAAGGACCTCTTCCTCGACACAGGCATCGGAACGCGGACCTACTCGCTCATCGAGCGCAAGATGGTCGACTCGGTCCTGTCCGACTCGACCGGGCACCGGCGCTTCATGTTCGAAGAAGCGTCCGGGATCATGAAGTACAAGGTACGGAAACGCTCCGCCCTCTCCAAGCTCAAGGCGACCGAGGCCGACATGCAGCGCGTGTCGGACATCATCTCCGAGGTGGAGAAACAGGTCCGTTCACTGAAGCGCCAGCTGGCTCAGGCGCGCCGCCACCGCCGCTACACGGACGAGCTGAGGGACCTGGAGATCGCGCTCGCCCGCCGGGACTTCTCCATCTGGGAGCGCCAGAGGAAGGAGGCCGCCGAAGCCGCGGCGGCCGTGCGGGCCTCGCTCGACCAATCGGGCGGCTCCCTCAGATCGTCAGAGGACTCGGCCGCATCGCTCCGGGTGACGCTGGCCGACAAGGAAGAGGCGCTCTCGTCGCTCCAGATCGAGGTCGACGAACTCGAATCGAAGACCCGCGCTCTGGCCGACGGCCTCCTCGTCGCGAGAGAGCGCCGGAGCTCATCGGCCCGCCGCGTGGAGGAGCTCAACCGGGAGATCGACGAGCTCTCGGCCGATCTCGAGACCGCTTCGGCCCGGGCGCAGAGACTGGGGAGCGAGGCGAGAGGCGTCACGGAGCGCTCCGAGGTGCGCGACGCGGCCCTGGCCGAGCGCTCCCGGCGAGCCTCAGAGACCGAGCGGGAGTACAGACAGCTCAGGGAACAGCTCGCCGGCCGGAAGCAGACGAGGATCGAGGGACTGGAGAGCTCTGCCGGGCTCAAGGGCGAGCTGGAGAGCTACCGAGCCCGTCTCGACGATCTTCTGACGGAACACGTCGAGATCGAGCGGAACCTGAGCGACACCAGGCGCGAGCTCGCCGACCGTGAGCGGACGGCGCTCGAGACACTCGAGAGGGAGAAGGTGCTCCGCGAGTCCGCGGCCCGCGCGCATGCCGAGGTGCGGGACGCGGGCGAGCGCCTCGAGGGAACCAGGGAGGCCCTGTCGAGCGCAAGAGAGGCGAGAACCCGCTACGAGAGCGAGCTCGAGGCGGCGCGGCACAAGCGCGACCTTCTCACGGAGATCAGGGACGGGTACGGCGGGTTCGAGGAGGGCGTCCGGGCGCTCCTGTCGGACAGGTCGCACGGGGTCGACGGGTTGAGGGGAACCGTCGCGGACATCCTCGACGTCGACCCTTCGAAGGCGAGCGCGGTCGAGGCCGCTCTCGGGGGCACGGCGCAGTGCATCGTCACGGACGACACGGCCAGCGCGCGGCGTGCCATGCGCCATCTCGAGGCCTCGGGTCTGGGGCGAGCCAGTTTCCTGCCGCTCGACCGTCTGGCCTCGCTTCAGAGCGAGCCGGTACCGCACGACGTCCTGTCTGCCGAAGGGGTCATCGGCGCCGCGACCGACTTCGTCCACGTGGACCCGTCACTCGAGGGACTCCCGGCATTCGCTCTCGAGGGCGTCGTGATCGTCCGCGATCTCGACTCCGCCATCCGGCTGACCTCGAACGGCGCCGGGGGGCTGGCTTTCGCCACGCTCTCGGGTCAGCTGGTGACACAGGGCGGCATTCTCACAGGGGGGCGGGCTCGCGGCGGCGAGGAGGCGGGGCTGCTGCGCCGAGCGGAGCGGCTCGAGAGCGCCGAAGCGCAGGTCATCACCCTGGAGCGTGCGCTGGAGAACGCACGTGCCCGGGAGGGGCAGGCGGCACGGAGCCTCACCGAAGCGACCGACGCGGCCCGGGCCGCGGAGGAAGCGGCCGAGACGGCCGACCAGGAGCTCTGGGAGACCAGGCGCCGCCTGACCGAGCTCGAACTCGCCAGGACGAACCTCGCGGAGCAGGCGTCGCAACTGGCGTCCCGTCGCGATGCTCTCGGCGCCCGGGTCGAGTCGACCCGAGGAGAGATCGACGCGCTGGCGCGACAGCTCGACTCGCTGTCGCGCGGCGAGGACGAGCTGGGCGAACAGCTGGAGGAGCTCGAACGGAGGTTTCACTCGGCCGAGCAGGAACGCGCGAAGGCCGCCGAGGAAGAGAAACAGGCCGAGATCGAGGCCGCCTCGGCGCGTGCTGCTCTGACCGCGATCAAGAACGAGCAGGCCGCGCTCGAGGAGACGATCCGAAACTCGAGAGCGGCGATCGAACGGAAGACCGACGAGCGGGCCGGTCACGAACGAACCGTCGCCGAGCTCGACGGGAAGATCGAGGAGGACGCCCGAGCGCTCGACCAGCTCAATGCCGAGAAGTCGGCCGTCGAGCGTGACCGGAACGTCATGCGCGACGAGGCGAGAGCTGTCCGCAACCGCATCGACGAGATCGAGACGGCGGTCCGGGAGGCCAGGACGTCGCGCGAGCGGCGACAGCAGGAGCTCCACGAGCACGAGATCCGGGAGACCGAGCTGCGGGGCCGGGCGGACTCGCTCCGGGAGCGCATCCTCGAGGAGTACTCGACGGACGTCCGCGAGCTCGGGGACTTCGAGACCCCTGAGGACGAGCCGCCGTTCGACGCGGCCGCGGCCCGCGAGGAGGTGGAGCGACTGCGGGCCCGCCTGCGGTCGATGGGTCCGGTGAACCTGCTCGCGCTCGACGAGTACGACGAGGAGAGCAAACGGCTGGAGTTCCTGCGCGGGCAGTACGAGGACCTAGAGCGCTCGCAGGCCTCGCTCCAGGAGGCTATCGCGCGCATCAACAGGACCGCCCGGGACATGTTCGTCGAGACGTTCGGGGAGATCCGTACGAACTTCATCACGACGTTCCAGCGCCTCTTCGAGGGCGGAGAGGCCGACCTCAAGCTCCTGGAGCCGGACGATCCGCTCGAGTCACCCATCGAGATCGTCGCGTCTCCCCGGGGCAAGCGACTGGGGAGACTCAGTCTGCTTTCCGGCGGCGAGAGGGCGCTGACGGCCATCGCGCTCCTCTTCGCCATCTACCTGGTGAAGCCGTCTCCGTTCTGCATCCTCGACGAGGTCGACGCCCCGCTCGATGATGCCAACGTCGAGCGCTTCGTCAGGATGCTGCGAGACTTCTCGGAGCGTACGCAGTTCATCATCATCACACACAACAAGCGCACGATGCAGTCCGCGGACCGCCTCTACGGCATCACGATGGAGGAGTCGGGGGTGTCCAAGGTCGTCTCGGTGCGTCTCGACGCTGATACCTCTGCACAGGACACGACCCGTGAAGAAGTCACTCTCGAAGCTCTTTAG
- the ftsY gene encoding signal recognition particle-docking protein FtsY, whose translation MHRTRPVKKSLSKLFRGLRKTRRTIVEGISGALSGGGLDEDALMDIEETLIQADLGVDAAGHLTDHLRDNASSIEDGGVDAARELLASELVRIVQACGPDEPVAEAARPRVVMVVGVNGAGKTTSIGKLASRLTAEGRTVMLAASDTFRAAAVEQLVIWGERSGADVVGGQEGGDPAAVAYDAVEAAVSRDVDVLLVDTAGRLHTQRNLMEELKKIRRVIERRLGRPPDEVLLVLDANTGQNALSQARLFHEALDLTGIILAKLDGTARGGIVIPIARDLGVSVRFVGVGEGIDDLLPFDAGAFARGLVEASEASQP comes from the coding sequence CTGCACAGGACACGACCCGTGAAGAAGTCACTCTCGAAGCTCTTTAGGGGCCTCAGAAAGACACGCCGCACCATCGTCGAGGGCATCTCCGGCGCCCTGTCGGGCGGCGGGCTCGATGAGGACGCCCTCATGGACATCGAGGAAACGCTCATCCAGGCGGACCTCGGGGTGGACGCCGCGGGCCACCTGACCGACCATCTCCGCGACAACGCCTCGAGTATCGAGGACGGGGGCGTCGACGCCGCCCGCGAGCTCCTGGCCTCCGAACTCGTCAGGATCGTCCAGGCGTGCGGTCCGGACGAGCCGGTCGCCGAAGCGGCACGTCCCCGCGTGGTGATGGTCGTCGGCGTCAACGGCGCGGGGAAGACAACGAGTATCGGCAAGCTGGCATCGAGACTGACGGCCGAGGGCAGGACGGTCATGCTGGCGGCCTCCGACACATTCCGAGCGGCGGCAGTCGAGCAGCTCGTCATCTGGGGCGAGAGGAGCGGCGCCGATGTGGTCGGCGGACAGGAGGGAGGCGATCCGGCCGCCGTAGCCTACGACGCCGTCGAGGCGGCCGTCTCCCGTGATGTCGACGTGCTTCTGGTCGACACCGCCGGACGGCTCCACACGCAGCGCAATCTCATGGAGGAGCTGAAGAAGATAAGGCGGGTCATCGAGCGCAGACTCGGACGTCCGCCCGACGAGGTCCTGCTCGTACTCGACGCCAACACCGGCCAGAACGCCCTCTCGCAGGCCAGACTGTTCCATGAGGCGCTGGATCTGACGGGGATCATCCTCGCCAAGCTCGACGGCACGGCCAGGGGCGGCATCGTCATCCCGATAGCCCGGGATCTGGGAGTGTCCGTCCGGTTCGTCGGCGTGGGAGAGGGGATCGACGATCTCCTGCCGTTCGATGCCGGGGCCTTCGCCCGGGGGCTCGTCGAGGCCTCCGAAGCCTCTCAGCCTTGA
- the ribD gene encoding bifunctional diaminohydroxyphosphoribosylaminopyrimidine deaminase/5-amino-6-(5-phosphoribosylamino)uracil reductase RibD, with the protein MTWSDEDRRFLREAFAIAERGRGGTSPNPLVGAVVVRDGRIVGRGYHERCGGPHAERVALDEAGKLARGAALYVTLEPCSVHGRTPPCTERIVSAGIRRVVAPCCDPNPEVDGRGFETLRLAGVEVDAGLLRELAADQNAPYMTYRRTGRPYVRLKLACSLDGRIAGPSSGPRAISCPESLEEVHTLRSRVDGVLVGIGTALADDPMLTDRRDGRPGRQPRRFVLDTEARLATDSALVRTAGEVPTHVVCADDADAARRSELERLGVATIPAPRGPDGVDPRAALERIAARGTLDLLCEGGSSLATSLLARRLVDRLTLYIAPRLLGERGTPSFTQLPVEGLADGSCMRRVTWTQTGRDIRFEADLAAAAPADGPDAAFDRERSSCSRG; encoded by the coding sequence ATGACCTGGAGCGACGAGGACAGGCGCTTTCTCAGAGAGGCGTTCGCGATCGCTGAGCGAGGCAGGGGAGGAACGAGCCCCAACCCGCTCGTCGGAGCCGTCGTCGTGAGGGACGGGCGCATCGTCGGTCGGGGGTACCACGAGCGGTGCGGGGGACCGCATGCCGAGCGCGTCGCGCTCGACGAGGCGGGAAAGCTGGCACGCGGCGCCGCGCTGTATGTGACACTCGAGCCCTGTTCGGTCCACGGCAGAACGCCGCCGTGCACCGAGCGGATCGTCTCCGCGGGCATCCGTCGCGTCGTGGCGCCGTGCTGTGACCCGAATCCCGAGGTGGACGGGCGGGGCTTCGAGACCCTCAGGCTCGCCGGCGTCGAGGTCGACGCGGGACTCCTGAGGGAACTGGCCGCCGACCAGAACGCGCCGTACATGACGTACCGCCGGACGGGCCGTCCCTACGTTCGTCTCAAGCTGGCCTGTTCGCTCGACGGCAGGATCGCGGGGCCGTCGTCCGGCCCCCGCGCGATCTCATGTCCCGAGTCGCTCGAGGAGGTCCACACCCTCAGATCCCGCGTCGACGGTGTCCTGGTCGGCATAGGGACGGCCCTGGCCGACGACCCCATGCTGACCGACCGACGCGACGGACGCCCCGGACGGCAGCCCCGGAGATTCGTTCTCGACACGGAGGCCCGTCTGGCCACGGACTCGGCCCTCGTCCGGACTGCCGGGGAGGTTCCAACGCATGTCGTCTGCGCCGACGACGCCGACGCAGCGAGGCGCTCGGAGCTCGAACGCCTGGGTGTCGCGACGATCCCCGCACCGCGCGGCCCGGACGGCGTCGACCCGCGCGCGGCGCTCGAGCGCATCGCGGCGAGGGGGACGCTCGACCTTCTCTGCGAGGGAGGGAGCAGCCTGGCGACCTCGCTCCTCGCGCGGCGGCTCGTCGACCGCCTGACGCTCTACATCGCGCCCAGGCTCCTCGGAGAGCGCGGTACGCCCTCGTTCACCCAGCTGCCGGTCGAAGGGCTGGCGGACGGCTCGTGCATGCGGCGGGTCACCTGGACGCAGACGGGGCGCGACATCCGGTTCGAGGCCGATCTTGCGGCGGCTGCACCGGCGGACGGCCCGGATGCCGCCTTCGACAGGGAGCGGTCATCATGTTCACGGGGCTGA
- a CDS encoding riboflavin synthase translates to MFTGLIETVGTVRRATRTATGARLTVDASFGMELETGESVSVNGACLTVVGHESGSFVSDAVRTTLERTTLGAALPGTKVNLERALRVGDRLGGHFVTGHVDAATRVRDVTAEGDGRVATIELPGPEARYVALRGSVALDGISLTVSGLGDGVFSVALIPETLRSTTAGSWKPGTMVNLETDLLARHLDALLEGDRGADGSTTKRHTSGITHERLEALGFTGRKRR, encoded by the coding sequence ATGTTCACGGGGCTGATCGAGACGGTAGGAACGGTCCGGAGAGCGACGCGGACGGCGACGGGAGCGCGCCTGACGGTCGACGCGTCCTTCGGCATGGAGCTCGAGACCGGCGAGAGCGTCAGCGTGAACGGGGCCTGTCTGACCGTCGTCGGACACGAGAGCGGCTCGTTCGTGAGCGATGCCGTCCGGACGACGCTTGAGCGGACGACCCTCGGCGCGGCGCTCCCCGGAACGAAGGTCAACCTGGAACGGGCCCTCCGTGTCGGCGATCGACTCGGAGGCCACTTCGTTACCGGGCACGTCGACGCGGCGACGCGCGTCAGGGACGTGACGGCCGAGGGCGACGGGCGGGTGGCGACCATCGAGCTCCCCGGCCCGGAGGCGCGCTACGTTGCGCTCCGGGGTTCGGTCGCGCTCGACGGGATCAGCCTCACCGTATCAGGACTCGGAGACGGCGTGTTCAGCGTCGCTCTCATTCCGGAGACGCTCAGGAGTACGACGGCCGGCTCCTGGAAACCAGGGACGATGGTCAACCTGGAGACCGACCTGCTCGCCCGGCACCTGGATGCACTTCTCGAGGGCGACCGAGGAGCCGACGGGTCGACGACGAAGAGGCACACATCGGGCATCACACACGAGCGCCTCGAAGCGCTCGGCTTCACGGGACGGAAGCGACGATGA